A region of Coccinella septempunctata chromosome 5, icCocSept1.1, whole genome shotgun sequence DNA encodes the following proteins:
- the LOC123313116 gene encoding chitin synthase chs-2-like isoform X2, translating into MQRNRGFYNDNDTKPTFERQETIQEPEEDASWNIFEDTPRKPDTGSSNDSEKYEFMVKSLKIVAYIVVFLVVLSSAVVSKGTLLLMTSQVKANTIRPFCNQSLDVERKFTVELPKEERVVWIWVLVFVYFIPQFGTFFRSLRVCLFKTWKKDNLLEMFLPLFITETLPAIGSAILVFCVLPELDVLKGAMLTNAFCFVPAVIAFISRNPDNVKKIDASTVMILDFLCILAQLTSFFMWPLIERNSTLILIPISGIFISFGWWENYVDENAKFEFIRKLAIDRRVFDNKTYFLYIFTSITNCLIFFATTVVIFWMKEGEFNFLFENFDDAFSNRLINVTEVKMYVEELSPAGLDDTFTTINPTVEANVWTPLTILIINFLSSYICYAFTKFACKVSIQEFSFAFAINQTVPVLISILIVMTGKYLEDECSHTDLFPAYLFFNPPPFYVLKDFLKQQYAWIWLIWLFSQVWVTMHIWNPKCEKLSKTEKLFMKPMYDAFLIDQSVCMNRRRNDSTLQADKMEEATNPKVYVCATMWHENEEEMQTFLKSIMRLDEDNCAHHIAKYHMHADVPTFYELECNIFFDDAFIRKKMKDEKKIDNDPMLNSYVLTLFSQLTKAASDVHGVDMELRPPKIYSTPYGGRIVWTLPGRTKLIAHLKDKAKIRAKKRWSQVMYMYYLLGYRLVPEMKRGKASSKNTYILALDGDIDFKPEAMHLLIEYMRKNNKLGAACGRIHPVGSGAIAWYQVFEYAVGHWLQKATEHVVGCVLCSPGCFSLFRAEVLMQDRVMKKYTSIANLARHRVQYDQGEDRWLCTLILQAGYRVEYSAASDSYTHCPEGFNEFYNQRRRWIPSTMANIIDVLSDYKHIVEINDDISMIYIFYQVVLLIGTVIGPGTIFMMLVGAAVTVFQMDQWTSFLVNLVPILIFIFTCALFNDKIQLMVAGILSSIYGLIMMAVMIGVLLQIHDDGVLAPSSLFFFFMLSEFFVAAILHPKEFYCLKYGIIYYVTVPSMYMLLMIFSVFNMNNVSWGTRDITTVPEQVPQEEKKESATGEKKKEGFFAFLEDQKDKIKEEGSLGIACSGLFNCLFCTHPSEEYEKLIAIKVTLEEINRKLGIIEHKRILTEQPVKVEATTEKEPSDDFVMSNSWFYHKEIMNGQVEWLDDREEKFWHSLIKEYLSPLDESHKQVPRHVRKQ; encoded by the exons ACGTAGAAAGAAAATTTACCGTTGAATTACCGAAAGAGGAAAGAGTTGTTTGGATATGGGTACTAGTTTTCGTTTACTTCATACCTCAGTTTGGAACATTCTTTAGGTCATTACGCGTGTGCCTATTCAAAACATGGAAAAAGGATAATTTACTGGAGATGTTTCTTCCACTTTTCATTACTGAAACTCTACCAGCCATAGGTAGTGCAATTCTAGTCTTTTGTGTCTTACCTGAATTGGATGTCCTTAAAGGAGCTATGCTCACTAACGCATTCTGCTTCGTACCGGCAGTTATAG CGTTTATATCCAGAAATCCCGATAACGTGAAGAAAATTGACGCATCAACAGTGATGATCTTGGACTTTCTTTGCATTCTGGCACAATTAACATCCTTCTTCATGTGGCCTTTAATAGAACGGAATTCGACGTTGATCCTAATACCAATTTCTGGAATCTTCATCTCGTTCGGTTGGTGGGAGAATTATGTAGACGAAAATGCCAAGTTTGAATTTATTCGAAAGTTGGCCATTGATAGAAGAGTTTTCGATAATAAGACTTATTTCCTGTACATATTCACCTCTATCACCAATTGTCTTATCTTTTTCGCCACAACTGTTGTGATTTTCTGGATGAAGGAGGgagaattcaattttcttttcgaaaatttcgatgacGCATTTTCCAACAGATTGATCAACGTAACTGAG gTTAAAATGTATGTGGAAGAATTGTCCCCAGCAGGCTTAGATGACACATTCACTACTATCAACCCAACTGTAGAAGCCAACGTATGGACCCCCCTGACCATCCTTATAATCAACTTCCTTTCTTCCTATATATGCTATGCATTCACAAAATTCGCTTGCAAAGTTTCAATACAGGAATTCAGTTTCGCTTTCGCAATTAACCAGACTGTACCAGTTCTTATTAGCATTCTGATTGTGATGACGGGAAAATATCTCGAGGATGAATGCTCGCATACAGATCTATTTCCTGCATATCTATTTTTCAACCCTCCACCTTTCTATGTACTCAAAGATTTTCTGAAACAACAGTATGCTTGGATCTGGTTGATTTGGCTGTTCTCCCAAGTATGGGTTACAATGCACATATGGAATCCTAAATGTGAAAAACTCTCCAAAACGGAGAAACTGTTCATGAAACCAATGTACGATGCGTTCCTCATTgaccaatcagtttgtatgaacagGAGAAGAAACGACAGTACTTTGCAGGCAGACAAAATGGAAGAAG CTACAAACCCTAAAGTCTATGTATGTGCAACCATGTGgcatgaaaatgaagaagaaatgcaGACCTTCCTCAAATCCATAATGAGACTTGATGAAGACAATTGTGCACACCATATAGCAAAATATCACATGCATGCTGATGTACCCACCTTTTACGAACTGGAAT GTAACATATTTTTCGACGACGCTTTCATACGAAAGAAAATGAAAGATGAGAAGAAAATAGATAACGATCCTATGCTGAACAGCTATGTATTGACACTGTTTTCCCAACTTACGAAAGCAGCTTCAGATGTTCATGGGGTGGATATGGAATTGAGGCCACCAAAGATATACTCTACTCCTTACGGGGGTAGAATTGTGTGGACACTTCCCGGTAGAACGAAACTGATTGCACATTTGAAAGATAAGGCCAAAATCAGGGCTAAGAAGAGATGGTCCCAAGTGATGTACATGTATTATCTTCTAGGTTATAG GCTAGTTCCAGAAATGAAACGGGGTAAGGCCTCTTCGAAGAATACATATATTCTTGCGTTAGATGGAGATATCGACTTCAAGCCAGAAGCTATGCACCTTCTCATAGAATACATGAGGAAGAACAATAAACTAGGAGCAGCCTGTGGCAGAATTCATCCGGTTGGGAGTGGGGCTATAGCTTGGTATCAGGTCTTTGAATACGCTGTAGGTCATTGGTTGCAAAAAGCTACAGAGCACGTAGTTGGGTGTGTCCTTTGCAGTCCTGGTTGTTTCTCTCTCTTCAGAGCTGAAGTACTCATGCAGGATCGGGTTATGAAAAAATACACTTCGATAGCAAATCTAGCTAGGCATAGGGTGCAATATGATCAAG GGGAAGACAGATGGTTATGTACCCTTATTCTACAAGCTGGCTATCGTGTCGAATATTCAGCAGCATCGGACTCCTATACTCATTGCCCAGAAGGTTTTAATGAATTCTACAATCAGAGAAGAAGATGGATACCCTCAACCATGGCTAATATAATCGACGTACTGAGTGACTACAAGCATATTGTCGAAATTAATGACGACATTAGCATGATATACATATTCTACCAG GTGGTTTTGTTGATTGGTACAGTGATAGGACCTGgaaccattttcatgatgttggTTGGAGCAGCCGTAACAGTTTTTCAAATGGATCAATGGACAAGCTTTCTGGTTAACTTAGTGCCAATTCTAATATTCATTTTCACGTGCGCTTTATTCAATGACAAAATACAG CTCATGGTTGCCGGAATCCTCAGTAGTATTTATGGATTGATAATGATGGCAGTGATGATAGGAGTCTTACTGCAGATACATGACGACGGTGTCTTGGCCCCTAGTTcacttttcttctttttcatgtTATCGGAGTTCTTTGTTGCTGCCATACTTCATCCTAAAGAGTTCTATTGTCTCAAATATGGAATCATATATTATGTCACAGTGCCGAGTATGTACATgcttttgatgattttttcagtttttaacATGAACAATGTAAGTTGGGGGACAAGAGATATAACAACAGTACCTGAACAA GTTCCACAAGAAGAGAAGAAAGAATCTGCCACtggagaaaagaaaaaagaaggatTTTTCGCTTTTCTCGAGGATCAAAAAGACAAAATAAAAGAGGAAGGATCTTTAGGTATTGCTTGCTCAGGATTATTCAACTGTCTTTTCTGTACACACCCCAGTgaagaatatgaaaaattgatAGCCATCAAAGTAACTCTTGAAGAAATCAATAGAAAGTTGGGAATCATTGAGCACAAACGAATTCTAACAGAGCAACCTGTAAAGGTGGAAGCAACTACAGAAAAGGAACCATCAGATGATTTCGTCATGAGCAATAGTTGGTTTTACCATAAGGAGATCATGAATGGACAAGTTGAGTGGCTAGATGATAGAGAGGAAAAATTTTGGCATTCCCTCATAAAGGAATATCTGTCTCCTCTGGATGAATCACATAAACAGGTACCAAGACACGTTAG aAAGCAATAA
- the LOC123313116 gene encoding chitin synthase chs-2-like isoform X1, which yields MQRNRGFYNDNDTKPTFERQETIQEPEEDASWNIFEDTPRKPDTGSSNDSEKYEFMVKSLKIVAYIVVFLVVLSSAVVSKGTLLLMTSQVKANTIRPFCNQSLDVERKFTVELPKEERVVWIWVLVFVYFIPQFGTFFRSLRVCLFKTWKKDNLLEMFLPLFITETLPAIGSAILVFCVLPELDVLKGAMLTNAFCFVPAVIAFISRNPDNVKKIDASTVMILDFLCILAQLTSFFMWPLIERNSTLILIPISGIFISFGWWENYVDENAKFEFIRKLAIDRRVFDNKTYFLYIFTSITNCLIFFATTVVIFWMKEGEFNFLFENFDDAFSNRLINVTEVKMYVEELSPAGLDDTFTTINPTVEANVWTPLTILIINFLSSYICYAFTKFACKVSIQEFSFAFAINQTVPVLISILIVMTGKYLEDECSHTDLFPAYLFFNPPPFYVLKDFLKQQYAWIWLIWLFSQVWVTMHIWNPKCEKLSKTEKLFMKPMYDAFLIDQSVCMNRRRNDSTLQADKMEEATNPKVYVCATMWHENEEEMQTFLKSIMRLDEDNCAHHIAKYHMHADVPTFYELECNIFFDDAFIRKKMKDEKKIDNDPMLNSYVLTLFSQLTKAASDVHGVDMELRPPKIYSTPYGGRIVWTLPGRTKLIAHLKDKAKIRAKKRWSQVMYMYYLLGYRLVPEMKRGKASSKNTYILALDGDIDFKPEAMHLLIEYMRKNNKLGAACGRIHPVGSGAIAWYQVFEYAVGHWLQKATEHVVGCVLCSPGCFSLFRAEVLMQDRVMKKYTSIANLARHRVQYDQGEDRWLCTLILQAGYRVEYSAASDSYTHCPEGFNEFYNQRRRWIPSTMANIIDVLSDYKHIVEINDDISMIYIFYQVVLLIGTVIGPGTIFMMLVGAAVTVFQMDQWTSFLVNLVPILIFIFTCALFNDKIQLMVAGILSSIYGLIMMAVMIGVLLQIHDDGVLAPSSLFFFFMLSEFFVAAILHPKEFYCLKYGIIYYVTVPSMYMLLMIFSVFNMNNVSWGTRDITTVPEQVPQEEKKESATGEKKKEGFFAFLEDQKDKIKEEGSLGIACSGLFNCLFCTHPSEEYEKLIAIKVTLEEINRKLGIIEHKRILTEQPVKVEATTEKEPSDDFVMSNSWFYHKEIMNGQVEWLDDREEKFWHSLIKEYLSPLDESHKQKAITQDLKNLRDKMVYTFFMINALFVLVIFILTLKKDIIHLNWPYNPKVNFTYVDNENEVRIMKDYLHLEPIGFVFLIGFGGLLITQSIGMFVHRFSTFSQILSNTVIEWNILKKDLSNDPDALKKGVTKENAVRIAKQLQRLYEVNKSKDEIENEKLPAGKRKSVIMTALPNKQKQRIFDLVIAYKAKMKMYDDEDFQGPVDRKTVQYIKRKHTQILRQSRVNFQTPSSSKDNQPSMYEISGVDAGGTTS from the exons ACGTAGAAAGAAAATTTACCGTTGAATTACCGAAAGAGGAAAGAGTTGTTTGGATATGGGTACTAGTTTTCGTTTACTTCATACCTCAGTTTGGAACATTCTTTAGGTCATTACGCGTGTGCCTATTCAAAACATGGAAAAAGGATAATTTACTGGAGATGTTTCTTCCACTTTTCATTACTGAAACTCTACCAGCCATAGGTAGTGCAATTCTAGTCTTTTGTGTCTTACCTGAATTGGATGTCCTTAAAGGAGCTATGCTCACTAACGCATTCTGCTTCGTACCGGCAGTTATAG CGTTTATATCCAGAAATCCCGATAACGTGAAGAAAATTGACGCATCAACAGTGATGATCTTGGACTTTCTTTGCATTCTGGCACAATTAACATCCTTCTTCATGTGGCCTTTAATAGAACGGAATTCGACGTTGATCCTAATACCAATTTCTGGAATCTTCATCTCGTTCGGTTGGTGGGAGAATTATGTAGACGAAAATGCCAAGTTTGAATTTATTCGAAAGTTGGCCATTGATAGAAGAGTTTTCGATAATAAGACTTATTTCCTGTACATATTCACCTCTATCACCAATTGTCTTATCTTTTTCGCCACAACTGTTGTGATTTTCTGGATGAAGGAGGgagaattcaattttcttttcgaaaatttcgatgacGCATTTTCCAACAGATTGATCAACGTAACTGAG gTTAAAATGTATGTGGAAGAATTGTCCCCAGCAGGCTTAGATGACACATTCACTACTATCAACCCAACTGTAGAAGCCAACGTATGGACCCCCCTGACCATCCTTATAATCAACTTCCTTTCTTCCTATATATGCTATGCATTCACAAAATTCGCTTGCAAAGTTTCAATACAGGAATTCAGTTTCGCTTTCGCAATTAACCAGACTGTACCAGTTCTTATTAGCATTCTGATTGTGATGACGGGAAAATATCTCGAGGATGAATGCTCGCATACAGATCTATTTCCTGCATATCTATTTTTCAACCCTCCACCTTTCTATGTACTCAAAGATTTTCTGAAACAACAGTATGCTTGGATCTGGTTGATTTGGCTGTTCTCCCAAGTATGGGTTACAATGCACATATGGAATCCTAAATGTGAAAAACTCTCCAAAACGGAGAAACTGTTCATGAAACCAATGTACGATGCGTTCCTCATTgaccaatcagtttgtatgaacagGAGAAGAAACGACAGTACTTTGCAGGCAGACAAAATGGAAGAAG CTACAAACCCTAAAGTCTATGTATGTGCAACCATGTGgcatgaaaatgaagaagaaatgcaGACCTTCCTCAAATCCATAATGAGACTTGATGAAGACAATTGTGCACACCATATAGCAAAATATCACATGCATGCTGATGTACCCACCTTTTACGAACTGGAAT GTAACATATTTTTCGACGACGCTTTCATACGAAAGAAAATGAAAGATGAGAAGAAAATAGATAACGATCCTATGCTGAACAGCTATGTATTGACACTGTTTTCCCAACTTACGAAAGCAGCTTCAGATGTTCATGGGGTGGATATGGAATTGAGGCCACCAAAGATATACTCTACTCCTTACGGGGGTAGAATTGTGTGGACACTTCCCGGTAGAACGAAACTGATTGCACATTTGAAAGATAAGGCCAAAATCAGGGCTAAGAAGAGATGGTCCCAAGTGATGTACATGTATTATCTTCTAGGTTATAG GCTAGTTCCAGAAATGAAACGGGGTAAGGCCTCTTCGAAGAATACATATATTCTTGCGTTAGATGGAGATATCGACTTCAAGCCAGAAGCTATGCACCTTCTCATAGAATACATGAGGAAGAACAATAAACTAGGAGCAGCCTGTGGCAGAATTCATCCGGTTGGGAGTGGGGCTATAGCTTGGTATCAGGTCTTTGAATACGCTGTAGGTCATTGGTTGCAAAAAGCTACAGAGCACGTAGTTGGGTGTGTCCTTTGCAGTCCTGGTTGTTTCTCTCTCTTCAGAGCTGAAGTACTCATGCAGGATCGGGTTATGAAAAAATACACTTCGATAGCAAATCTAGCTAGGCATAGGGTGCAATATGATCAAG GGGAAGACAGATGGTTATGTACCCTTATTCTACAAGCTGGCTATCGTGTCGAATATTCAGCAGCATCGGACTCCTATACTCATTGCCCAGAAGGTTTTAATGAATTCTACAATCAGAGAAGAAGATGGATACCCTCAACCATGGCTAATATAATCGACGTACTGAGTGACTACAAGCATATTGTCGAAATTAATGACGACATTAGCATGATATACATATTCTACCAG GTGGTTTTGTTGATTGGTACAGTGATAGGACCTGgaaccattttcatgatgttggTTGGAGCAGCCGTAACAGTTTTTCAAATGGATCAATGGACAAGCTTTCTGGTTAACTTAGTGCCAATTCTAATATTCATTTTCACGTGCGCTTTATTCAATGACAAAATACAG CTCATGGTTGCCGGAATCCTCAGTAGTATTTATGGATTGATAATGATGGCAGTGATGATAGGAGTCTTACTGCAGATACATGACGACGGTGTCTTGGCCCCTAGTTcacttttcttctttttcatgtTATCGGAGTTCTTTGTTGCTGCCATACTTCATCCTAAAGAGTTCTATTGTCTCAAATATGGAATCATATATTATGTCACAGTGCCGAGTATGTACATgcttttgatgattttttcagtttttaacATGAACAATGTAAGTTGGGGGACAAGAGATATAACAACAGTACCTGAACAA GTTCCACAAGAAGAGAAGAAAGAATCTGCCACtggagaaaagaaaaaagaaggatTTTTCGCTTTTCTCGAGGATCAAAAAGACAAAATAAAAGAGGAAGGATCTTTAGGTATTGCTTGCTCAGGATTATTCAACTGTCTTTTCTGTACACACCCCAGTgaagaatatgaaaaattgatAGCCATCAAAGTAACTCTTGAAGAAATCAATAGAAAGTTGGGAATCATTGAGCACAAACGAATTCTAACAGAGCAACCTGTAAAGGTGGAAGCAACTACAGAAAAGGAACCATCAGATGATTTCGTCATGAGCAATAGTTGGTTTTACCATAAGGAGATCATGAATGGACAAGTTGAGTGGCTAGATGATAGAGAGGAAAAATTTTGGCATTCCCTCATAAAGGAATATCTGTCTCCTCTGGATGAATCACATAAACAG aAAGCAATAACACAAGATCTCAAGAACCTTCGGGACAAAATGGTTTATACCTTCTTTATGATCAATGCTCTCTTCGTTTTAGTGATATTTATACTCACTTTGAAAAAGGACATCATCCATCTTAACTGGCCCTACAACCCGAAAGTCAATTTCACTTATGTGGATAATGAAAACGAG GTACGAATAATGAAAGATTACCTCCACCTAGAACCCATTGGATTCGTATTTCTGATTGGTTTTGGAGGATTACTCATAACACAAAGTATTGGAATGTTTGTTCatagattttcaacattttctcaAATATTATCCAACACTGTAATAGAATGGAACATACTGAAGAAAGAC TTGAGTAATGACCCAGATGCTCTTAAAAAAGGTGTGACTAAGGAAAATGCAGTTAGAATTGCGAAACAGTTGCAACGGCTCTATGAGGTGAACAAGAGTAAAgatgaaatcgaaaatgaaaaattaccagCTGGAAAGAGAAAATCTGTGATTATGACAGCTTTACCGAACAAACAGAAGCAACGGATATTCGATCTTGTGATAGCTTATAAAGCCAAAATGAAGATGTATGATGACGAAG ATTTCCAGGGTCCAGTAGATAGAAAAACGGTTCAATACATAAAAAGGAAGCATACGCAAATTTTGCGACAGTCCAGAGTAAATTTCCAAACACCATCATCTAGCAAGGACAATCAACCATCAATGTATGAGATATCCGGTGTAGATGCAGGAGGGACGACTAGTTGA